Proteins from a single region of Leptolyngbyaceae cyanobacterium:
- a CDS encoding DUF29 domain-containing protein — translation MHAPETNPERLMPSSNVYEKDFYAWTQEQAALLRNQKWKQLDLLNLIEEIESLGKQQRQELRNCLSLLIGHVLKWEYQSERRSRSWLATIRIQRLDVSELLESNPSLKPYLEEALQKAYIKGVELAVKETELSRRTFPLECPYSLSQIQEDSFYPGEPSEWEKE, via the coding sequence ATGCACGCACCCGAAACTAACCCAGAAAGATTAATGCCTTCATCAAACGTTTACGAAAAAGATTTTTACGCCTGGACGCAGGAACAAGCGGCTTTACTACGCAACCAAAAATGGAAACAGCTTGACTTACTAAATTTAATTGAGGAAATAGAATCTTTAGGAAAACAGCAACGCCAAGAACTGCGAAATTGTTTAAGCTTGCTAATCGGACATGTACTAAAATGGGAATATCAATCCGAACGTCGTAGTCGGAGTTGGTTAGCAACAATTCGCATTCAACGTCTGGATGTTTCCGAACTATTAGAAAGTAATCCAAGTTTAAAACCTTATTTGGAAGAGGCGCTACAAAAAGCTTATATTAAAGGTGTAGAATTGGCTGTAAAGGAAACAGAATTATCTCGTCGTACTTTTCCATTAGAATGTCCGTACAGTTTATCTCAAATTCAAGAAGATTCTTTCTATCCTGGGGAACCGAGCGAGTGGGAAAAGGAATAG
- a CDS encoding type II toxin-antitoxin system mRNA interferase toxin, RelE/StbE family codes for MTLVWDNSFRRAFKRLIRKHPQLQDKIFEVLELLETDPFAPSLKSHKLRGNLEGLWACWVEYDCRIIFSLATDEESGEELILLIDIGSHDEVY; via the coding sequence TCGAGCATTCAAGCGCCTGATTCGCAAACATCCTCAATTGCAGGACAAAATTTTTGAAGTTTTAGAACTTTTGGAAACCGATCCTTTTGCCCCTTCACTGAAATCTCATAAACTGCGAGGAAATTTGGAGGGACTTTGGGCTTGTTGGGTTGAATATGATTGTCGAATTATTTTTTCTTTGGCTACAGATGAAGAGTCTGGTGAAGAACTAATACTTTTAATAGATATTGGTTCTCACGATGAGGTATATTAA